The following proteins are co-located in the Ailuropoda melanoleuca isolate Jingjing chromosome 13, ASM200744v2, whole genome shotgun sequence genome:
- the LOC100468434 gene encoding LOW QUALITY PROTEIN: keratin-associated protein 4-6 (The sequence of the model RefSeq protein was modified relative to this genomic sequence to represent the inferred CDS: inserted 2 bases in 1 codon; deleted 1 base in 1 codon), translated as MVNSCCGSVCSDQGCGQETCCXTTCCQTTCCRTTCCRPSCCVSSCCRPSCGGSSCCGSSCCRPSCCISSCCRPTCCQTTCCRTTCCRPSCCVSSCCRPSCGGSSCCGSSCCRPSCCISSCCHPSCSGSSCCGSSCCRPSCCISSCCHPSCGGSSCCGSSCCRPSCCCPSCCLRPVCGRVSCHTTCYRPTCVISTCPRPMCCASSCC; from the exons ATGGTCAACTCCTGTTGTGGCTCCGTCTGCTCTGACCAGGGCTGTGGCCAGGAGACCTGCTG CACCACCTGCTGCCAGACCACCTGCTGCAGGACCACCTGCTGCCGCCCCAGCTGCTGTGTGTCTAGCTGCTGCCGCCCCTCCTGTGGTGGCTCCAgctgctgtggctccagctgctgcAGGCCCAGCTGCTGCATCTCTAGCTGCTGCCGCCCCACC TGCTGCCAGACCACCTGCTGCAGGACCACCTGCTGCCGCCCTAGCTGCTGTGTGTCCAGCTGCTGCCGCCCCTCCTGCGGTGGTTCCAgctgctgtggctccagctgctgccGCCCCTCCTGCTGCATCTCTAGCTGCTGCCACCCCTCCTGCAGTGGCTCCAgctgctgtggctccagctgctgccGCCCCTCCTGCTGCATCTCTAGCTGCTGCCACCCCTCCTGCGGTGGTTCCAgctgctgtggctccagctgctgccgcccctcctgctgctgcccctcctgctgcctgcGCCCAGTCTGTGGCCGGGTCTCTTGCCACACCACTTGCTATCGCCCCACCTGTGTCATCTCCACCTGCCCCCGCCCCATGTGCTGTGCCTCCTCTTGCTGCTGA